One Clarias gariepinus isolate MV-2021 ecotype Netherlands chromosome 18, CGAR_prim_01v2, whole genome shotgun sequence genomic window carries:
- the wfikkn1 gene encoding WAP, Kazal, immunoglobulin, Kunitz and NTR domain-containing protein, which produces MRCVRRCALPLPLLLLWPVALGLADGGAVHAGVCPNSLNPHLWVDAQSTCERECSTDQDCAIFEKCCTNVCGLLSCVAARFSDDSSLSLAAPDAQPGTNVSTEGKASCDGFLCSQQGAVCVMWAGQPVCKCQDRCESEPSFTCASDGLTYFNRCYMDAEACVQGVTLTVVTCRYHLYASPTPSDTTVPPTPTSSAPFPPTLYSNPQHRIVYLGGTVSFHCDVIGHPKPDITWEKQSERQLMRPDQMYGNVVITNIGQLVVYNAQVFDTGIYTCVARNSVGVLRADYPLSVVRRDERDDFEDSDGGTDLPEQPFSPSDCLLSVERGKCGESHVDWHYDAVLGSCQPFTHGGCLHGRNRFETYEECQTSCEHEEMTVCNLPAVQGPCRNWEPRWAYNAVTKQCQAFVYGGCRGNSNNFHSRAECQTSCPHRRSRPCMSCRPKGRLVPSLCRSNFVIVGRLTELIKDLDSGIARFSLEQVLWDEKMGLKQFKARYLEVTLVHMDWSCPCPNITMQEESPLLVMGEVQDGMAVVLPDSYVRPVSERRVKKVQDILAKKTCEILQRFQD; this is translated from the exons atgaGGTGTGTGAGACGCTGTgctctccccctccccctcctcctcctgtggCCGGTGGCGCTGGGGCTCGCGGACGGCGGCGCGGTGCATGCTGGGGTCTGTCCCAACTCCCTCAACCCGCACCTGTGGGTGGACGCGCAGAGCACGTGCGAGAGGGAGTGTAGTACTGACCAG gACTGTGCCATCTTTGAAAAATGTTGCACAAACGTGTGTGGTCTGCTCAGCTGCGTGGCGGCTCGTTTCTCAGACGATTCTTCCTTGTCACTTGCTGCTCCTGATGCCCAACCAGGTACAAATGTGTCCACCGAGGGTAAGGCCAGCTGTGATGGCTTCCTGTGcagccagcagggggcagtgtgtgtgatgtgggcgGGTCAACCTGTGTGTAAGTGTCAGGATCGCTGTGAGAGTGAGCCCAGCTTTACCTGTGCCTCTGATGGCTTGACGTACTTTAACCGGTGTTACATGGACGCAGAGGCTTGTGTTCAGGGTGTGACGCTGACCGTGGTCACATGCCGATATCATCTGTATGCAAGCCCCACCCCATCAGACACCACAGTCCCACCCACACCCACTTCCTCTGCCCCTTTCCCCCCTACTCTTTACTCCAACCCCCAGCACCGGATTGTTTACCTAGGAGGAACCGTCAGCTTCCACTGCGATGTGATTGGACATCCGAAGCCTGACATCACTTGGGAAAAGCAATCAGAGCGTCAGCTCATGAGGCCAGATCAGATGTATGGTAATGTTGTAATCACAAACATCGGACAGCTTGTTGTGTACAACGCTCAGGTGTTTGACACAGGAATCTACACCTGTGTTGCTCGCAATTCTGTTGGTGTTCTGCGTGCTGATTACCCTCTTTCAGTTGTTCGGCGTGATGAACGTGACGACTTTGAAGACTCTGACGGGGGAACGGACCTTCCTGAGCAGCCATTTTCTCCGTCTGACTGCTTGTTGAGTGTCGAACGAGGAAAGTGTGGTGAGAGCCATGTGGATTGGCATTACGATGCTGTGCTTGGCTCCTGCCAGCCCTTTACACATGGAGGGTGTCTGCATGGGAGGAACAGGTTTGAGACATATGAAGAGTGTCAAACATCCTGTGAGCATGAGGAGATGACCGTGTGCAACCTTCCAGCTGTTCAAGGTCCCTGCAGGAACTGGGAGCCCCGCTGGGCTTACAATGCTGTCACCAAGCAATGCCAGGCCTTTGTCTACGGAGGTTGCCGTGGGAACAGTAACAACTTCCACTCCAGGGCAGAGTGCCAGACGAGCTGTCCACATCGAAGATCGCGACCATGCATGAGCTGCAGGCCAAAGGGTAGACTGGTGCCTAGTCTGTGCCGCAGCAACTTTGTCATCGTGGGCCGTCTCACAGAGCTGATCAAGGACCTGGACTCAGGTATTGCTCGCTTCAGTCTAGAGCAGGTACTGTGGGATGAAAAGATGGGCCTAAAGCAGTTCAAGGCTCGATATCTTGAGGTCACACTGGTCCACATGGATTGGAGCTGTCCATGTCCCAACATCACTATGCAGGAAGAGAGCCCCCTGCTGGTAATGGGGGAAGTGCAGGACGGCATGGCAGTGGTGCTGCCTGACAGCTACGTGAGACCCGTGTCCGAGCGCAGAGTGAAAAAAGTCCAGGACATTCTAGCTAAGAAGACTTGTGAGATTCTGCAAAGGTTTCAGGACTGA
- the zbtb45 gene encoding zinc finger and BTB domain-containing protein 45 codes for MAACGSDSVHYIRLQNASECVLESLRSQRRDGVFCDVTVRIQDASLRAHACVLAAGSPFFQDKLLLGHSEISVPPLVPADAVLQLVDFLYSGSMVLLRSQALRMLTAASILQIKSVIDECTQIISASANHKQAAAAAAAAAAAKGRTTEEGGAVGGAMSGFGYTMEECGDVTTESTDQPSAHFISQHQAGLQTGAGQGEAASLEAGGVGRMMPPLGDLMCRGEGLGASGGGASLKPVSCPQEIQSYMLNQNAERSTAQNQSHNRVESGHTPINNPAPMVRDSLRGSGAGFVGVAEELPVGMERFSEGEELEDRGRDGERDRGAGHSRKQRQPLRLQVMGPEQVVVVKDEENLQEGEDLFQLDERQDTAHTQAHAQSYSQAGFYEEQNVYAGGFWPQTDASQALVSNPRSRGNKPLSPPTSSHINNQMLFQYPVSESQPSSFFVGGAMAIDSMPETCQPAPPPPPMTPAPPPPAQACVAGPSFTAQGSETSFDCSHCGKSLRSRKNYSKHMFIHSGQKPHQCSICWRSFSLRDYLLKHMVVHTGVRAFQCSVCSKRFTQKSSLNVHMRTHRVERNFSCSVCNRAFTHRTLLERHALQHQHPAPPIKPPTNHGAMGGAGGAGPAP; via the exons ATGGCGGCGTGTGGCTCCGACTCGGTGCACTACATCCGTCTGCAGAACgctagtgagtgtgtgttagagtcTCTGCGGTCCCAGCGGCGCGACGGGGTGTTCTGCGACGTGACGGTGCGGATCCAGGACGCGTCCCTGCGCGCTCACGCCTGCGTACTGGCGGCTGGTAGCCCCTTCTTCCAGGACAAGCTGCTGCTGGGCCACTCGGAGATCAGCGTACCGCCCCTGGTGCCGGCCGACGCCGTGCTGCAGCTGGTAGACTTCCTGTACAGCGGCTCCATGGTGCTGCTGCGCTCTCAGGCCCTGCGCATGCTCACTGCCGCTAGCATCCTGCAGATCAAGAGCGTCATCGACGAATGCACACAGATCATCTCTGCCTCTGCCAATCACAAACAGGCTGCCGCCGCCGCCGCAGCGGCAGCCGCCGCCAAAGGCCGGACCACTGAGGAGGGCGGGGCCGTGGGAGGAGCCATGTCTGGGTTTGGGTACACCATGGAAGAGTGCGGTGATGTCACGACCGAGAGCACGGATCAGCCAAGTGCACACTTCATCTCACAACATCAAGCAGGACTCCAGACAG GGGCAGGGCAGGGGGAGGCGGCCTCTCTGGAAGCAGGCGGAGTTGGCAGGATGATGCCCCCTCTCGGTGACCTGATGTGCAGAGGGGAGGGGCTTGGTGCATCAGGGGGCGGGGCATCGCTGAAGCCTGTGAGCTGTCCTCAGGAGATCCAAAGCTACATGCTGAACCAGAATGCTGAGAGAAGCACCGCACAGAACCAGAGCCATAACCGGGTGGAGTCAGGCCACACCCCCATAAACAACCCCGCCCCAATGGTCAGGGACAGCCTGCGTGGCAGTGGGGCAGGGTTTGTGGGCGTGGCCGAGGAGCTGCCTGTGGGGATGGAGAGATTCAGTGAGGGGGAGGAGCTGGAGGACAgagggagagacggagagagagacaggggggcGGGGCATAGCCGCAAACAGAGACAACCCCTGCGGTTACAG gtgatgGGGCCAGAgcaggtggtggtggtgaaggaTGAGGAGAATCTGCAGGAGGGAGAAGACCTGTTTCAACTGGATGAGCGACAGGACAcggcacacacacaggcacacgcaCAAAGCTACAgccag gcagGGTTTTATGAAGAGCAGAATGTGTACGCTGGAGGTTTTTGGCCGCAGACTGATGCTTCTCAGGCTCTGGTGTCGAATCCTCGTTCCCGTGGCAACAAACCACTGTCCCCGCCTACTTCCTCTCACATCAATAATCag ATGCTCTTTCAGTATCCTGTCAGCGAATCACAGCCCTCCTCCTTCTTTGTGGGAGGAGCTATGGCAATAGACAGCATGCCAGAGACGTGCCAGCCGGCCCCGCCCCCACCACCGATGACCCCGGCCCCACCTCCTCCGGCCCAGGCCTGCGTCGCAGGTCCAAGTTTTACGGCTCAGGGATCGGAAACGTCATTTGACTGCAGCCACTGTGGCAAATCCCTGCGATCGCGCAAGAACTACAGCAAGCACATGTTTATACACTCCG gtcagAAGCCCCATCAGTGCAGTATCTGCTGGCGTTCGTTCTCTCTGCGCGACTACCTGCTGAAGCACATGGTGGTGCACACGGGTGTGCGAGCGTTTCAGTGCAGCGTGTGCAGTAAGCGCTTTACGCAGAAGAGCTCGCTCAACGTGCACATGCGCACTCACCGCGTAGAGCGCAACTTCTCCTGCAGCGTGTGTAACCGCGCCTTCACGCACCGCACCCTGCTGGAGCGCCACGCCCTCCAACACCAGCACCCTGCCCCGCCTATCAAACCCCCGACCAATCATGGAGCCATGGGTGGAGCAGGTGGCGCTGGGCCCGCCCCCTAG
- the LOC128506725 gene encoding transmembrane channel-like protein 7 has protein sequence MDTVDPGSYSKRHAAVSNPLLDELPSYQSLLYRRKSSGNSKRRSSTRGRYSSVGSSSETGASKERGTSRGGENQDRKWAYGRGDRTLRRATEDRPARELPWSMEDKRKHWEQQKDRQLAVSSQWRISAHHYLKRMKEDSMVLMNTLQLWRSDIHLIEGMFGTGILSYFSFLRFLVLLNFVMFLMMFSFVMLPIIVSTHTSFLNSTSTTGSAADTNCSVYSRSSEKGLVMFHQHIIDLLSGTGFLEHTYLFYGYYTVETVTYSGFSYNLPLAYLLCTVTYLLLSLVWIVKRSAAGFKRKLIQDEDRFQSFCNKIFAGWDFCITNENAARIKHSSLLYELKTDLEEERIRQKMADRSQKEKCRIYTLRIALNLFVISVLACCFYCIYRATIFSQNAQTQSKGQEQKIFILELIFEYLPSIVITLANFITPTIFSIIISFEDYSPAFEIRFTLLRCVFMRLASIGVLLFSLWSQITSCPGTHDNNNECPCGYNHQIYPCWETHVGQEMYKLMIFDLLIIGAVTVLIEFPRKILVNHCDWALVKWWGQQEFSIPQNVLEIVYGQTICWIGTFYCPLMPAINTIKYFLIFYIKKVTLVNNCRPASRPFRASSSHFFFLAVLLIGLALATLPVTVSIAQIRSSRVCGAFLNYNTSWEAVPRAVSHLPSAVQSVLTALGSEACAVSCFVITCLAMFYVIALAGAHKRVINQLREQLAMEGRDKRFLIQKLCQAQSYPRCHGKQQASSSSVFMIAPPTETPA, from the exons ATGGACACCGTGGATCCGG GTTCCTACTCCAAGAGACATGCAGCGGTCAGTAACCCCCTTTTGGACGAGCTGCCCAGTTACCAGTCCCTGCTGTACAGGCGGAAGTCCTCAGGAAACAGTAAAAGGCGCAGTTCCACGCGGGGGCGCTACAGCTCCGTCGGCAGCTCCTCAGAGACTGGGGCGAGCAAAGAGCGAGGGACGAGCAGAGGGGGTGAGAATCAGGACAGGAAATGGGCGTACGGGAGGGGGGACAGAACACTTCGCAGAGCCACCGAGGACAGACCTGCACGAGAACTTCCATGGAGCATGGAGGACAAACGCaaacactg gGAGCAGCAGAAGGACAGACAGCTGGCTGTATCTTCTCAGTGGAGAATCAGCGCTCATCACTATCTGAAGAGGATGAAGGAGGACAGCATGGTCCTAATGAACACACTGCAGCTGTGGAGAAGTGATATACACCTTATAGAgg GCATGTTCGGTACAGGGATCCTGTCCTACTTCTCATTTCTACGGTTCCTGGTCCTACTGAACTTCGTGATGTTCCTGATGATGTTCAGTTTCGTCATGCTGCCCATCATTGTGTCCACACACACCTCGTTCCTCAACTCCACTTCCACCACAGGGAGCGCTGCAGACACTAATTGCAGTGTTTACTCTCGCTCCTCTGAGAAGGGCCTGGTCATGTTCCACCAGCACATCATCGACCTGCTGTCCGGCACC ggctTCCTGGAACACACCTACCTGTTCTATGGTTACTACACTGTGGAGACGGTGACGTACTCAGGGTTCAGTTATAACCTCCCGCTCGCCTACCTGCTCTGTACCGTCACATACCTGCTGCTCAGTCTCGTCTGGATCGtcaagag gTCAGCTGCAGGCTTTAAGAGGAAGCTGATTCAGGATGAAGATCGTTTCCAGAGTTTCTGTAATAAAATCTTTGCTGGATGGGATTTCTGTATCACTAATGAGAACGCAGCGCGAATCAAACACAGCAGCCTGCTCTATGAGCTgaag acggaTCTGGAAGAGGAGCGGATCAGGCAGAAGATGGCGGATCGTTCCCAGAAGGAGAAATGTCGTATCTACACCCTGCGCATCGCCCTCAACCTGTTCGTGATCTCTGTGCTCGCCTGCTGCTTCTACTGTATCTACAGAGCCACCATCTTCTCCCAGAATGCCCAGACCCAGTCTAAGGGTCAGGAACAG AAAATCTTCATATTGGAACTGATATTTGAGTACCTGCCCTCCATCGTCATCACACTGGCCAACTTCATCACTCCCACCATCTTCAGCATCATCATCAGCTTCGAGGACTACTCTCCCGCCTTCGAGATCCGCTTCACactcctcag GTGTGTGTTCATGCGCTTGGCCAGTATTGGAGTCCTGCTGTTCTCTCTGTGGTCTCAGATCACCTCCTGTCCCGGGACACACGACAACAACAACGAGTGTCCCTGTGGATACAACCACCAGATATACCCt tgctggGAGACCCATGTAGGACAGGAGATGTACAAGCTGATGATCTTTGATCTCCTCATCATCGGGGCGGTCACTGTCCTCATCGAGTTTCCCAGGAA gaTCCTGGTTAATCACTGTGACTGGGCCTTGGTGAAGTGGTGGGGTCAGCAGGAGTTCTCCATCCCTCAGAACGTCCTGGAGATCGTCTACGGCCAGACCATCTGCTGGATCGGGACCTTCTACTGTCCCCTGATGCCCGCCATCAACACCATCAAATACTTTCTCATCTTCTACATCAAGAAG GTGACCCTGGTGAATAACTGTCGTCCTGCGTCTCGACCGTTCCGTGCCAGCAGCTCTCACTTCTTCTTCCTGGCCGTCCTTCTCATTGGTTTAGCTCTCGCTACACTTCCTGTTACAGTCAGCATTGcaca gatcCGTAGCTCGAGGGTGTGTGGGGCGTTTCTGAACTACAACACGTCATGGGAGGCGGTGCCGCGCGCGGTGTCTCACCTCCCCTCAGCCGTGCAGTCCGTCCTCACCGCGCTCGGGTCAGAGGCCTGCGCCGTGTCCTGCTTCGTCATCACCtg tttGGCGATGTTCTATGTAATTGCATTAGccggagctcataaacgtgtcatcAACCAACTGAGAGAACAACTGGCTatg gagGGCAGAGATAAGCGCTTTCTGATCCAGAAGTTGTGTCAGGCCCAGTCTTATCCCCGTTGCCATGGGAAACAGCAAGCCAGCAGCTCCAGTGTGTTCATGATTGCCCCGCCCACCGAGACGCCCGCGTAA